One part of the Ciona intestinalis chromosome 5, KH, whole genome shotgun sequence genome encodes these proteins:
- the LOC100182530 gene encoding aromatic-L-amino-acid decarboxylase-like: protein MDGNNSDEEPRLGIEPETFRHAATNMVDYIINYHRDIHKRQTFPDVEPGFMQARLPKEAPDYPESWQEVFSDIETVVMDGMTHWQSPGFFSYYPATTSYPSMLADMLCNGISCVRFSWASSPSATELETVMMDWLAKAIGLPECFIHGGHGPGGGVIQGSASESTLMALMAARNKTIRQELSRDKSLRTHDIVARMVAYSSQCTHSCMDRAGVFALVEVRKLPVGKDGVMRGSVLKEAVMKDKDDGRIPMFVCASIGTTPCCTFDDLEEIGKICEEQEIWCHVDAAYAGAALICPEFRYICKGVERVTSFNFNPHKWLMVQIDCSAMWVRNSDDLINSAEVNPLFLHHKAQDSAIDYRHWQIPLGRPFRSLKLWFVLRMVGIEGLRSNIRRGVQEAKHLERLIRSDERFEILFPVTLGLVCFKFKHPGLLLEEENSLNERLYQKIHNDKRILLVLAMVNGVYFIRVCTGSTHCSIAQVNKCWNVIKEMAEQL, encoded by the exons ATGGATGGGAATAATAGTGATGAAGAACCCAGGCTGGGAATTGAACCTGAAACCTTTCGACATGCTGCTACCAACATGGTTGATTACATCATCAACTATCATCGTGACATTCACAAGCGACAAACATTTCCGGATGTTGAACCAG GTTTCATGCAAGCCAGGTTACCCAAGGAAGCTCCTGATTACCCGGAATCGTGGCAGGAAGTCTTCAGTGACATTGAAACGGTAGTTATGGATGGGATGACGCACTGGCAATCCCCAGGTTTCTTTTCCTATTATCCAGCAACTACAAGCTATCCATCAATGTTGGCTGATATGTTATGCAATGGAATTTCATGTGTTAGGTTTTCCTGG GCATCGTCGCCATCCGCTACTGAACTTGAGACGGTGATGATGGATTGGTTGGCAAAGGCGATTGGGTTACCGGAGTGTTTCATTCATGGTGGACATGGACCTGGTGGGGGAGTTATACAAG GCTCAGCAAGCGAATCTACTCTGATGGCTCTTATGGCTGCAAGAAACAAAACTATTCGTCAAGAACTCTCACGTGATAAATCACTACGAACACATGACATAGTAGCACGTATGGTAGCATATTCATCACAATGCACTCACTCATGCATGGATCGTGCAG GAGTGTTTGCTTTGGTTGAAGTTCGTAAACTTCCTGTTGGTAAGGATGGTGTTATGAGGGGTTCTGTGTTGAAGGAGGCAGTGATGAAAGACAAGGACGATGGAAGGATACCAATGTTT GTATGTGCGTCTATCGGAACGACGCCATGTTGTACTTTTGATGATTTGGAAGAAATTGGAAAAATAT GTGAGGAACAAGAAATCTGGTGTCATGTGGATGCAGCCTATGCTGGAGCAGCTCTCATATGTCCAGAGTTTAGATATATTTGCAAAGGGGTCGAG AGAGTGACATCCTTCAACTTTAACCCACATAAGTGGCTAATGGTGCAAATTGACTGCTCAGCTATGTG ggtAAGGAATAGTGATGACCTTATTAACTCTGCTGAAGTCAATCCACTTTTTCTACATCACAAAGCCCAGGATTCAGCTATTGATTACAGG CATTGGCAGATACCTCTAGGACGCCCCTTTCGATCATTAAAACTATGGTTTGTCCTCCGCATGGTTGGGATTGAAGGTCTTAGATCTAACATACGTCGAGGAGTGCAGGAAGCAAAGCATCTGGAGCGACTTATTCGATCTGATGAAAGATTTGAGATTTTGTTTCCTGTCACGCTGGGGTtggtttgtttcaaatttaaacaccCGGGTCTCTTGTTAGAA GAGGAAAATTCTTTAAACGAGAGATTGTATCAGAAAATTCACAATGATAAAAGAATCCTTCTTGTGCTAGCGATGGTAAATGGGGTTTACTTTATTCGTGTGTGTACAGGCTCAACACACTGTAGCATTGCTCAAGTTAACAAATGCTGGAATGTTATCAAAGAAATGGCAGAACAGCTTTGA
- the LOC104265746 gene encoding protein max, protein MLEFHFKFVLKSGKLDHEYTKSFEEDRDVDVDSDVDDKDSGNGLSKRSHHNALERKRRDHIKESFNGLRDSVPSLQGEKTSRAQILNKATEYIQDVSRKNNADRQDIDELKKQNNQLEMRIRALEHAKQDGIFASRQNNSNDQELDVENDS, encoded by the exons ATGTTAGag TTTCATTTtaagtttgtattaaaatctGGAAAACTGGATCACGAATATACCAAGTCATTTGAGGAGGATCGGGATGTGGATGTTGACAGTGATGTAGATGACAAAGACTCTGGAAATGGATTAAGTAAGAGGTCACATCACAATGCTCTAGAGAGAAAGAGGCGAGATCATATAAAGGAAAGTTTTAATGGCTTGCGAGATTCTGTTCCTTCACTGCAAGGTGAAAAAACTTCAAGGGCtcagattttaaacaaagctaCTGAATACATACAGGATGTATCACGGAAAAATAACGCCGATAGACAAGACATTGACgaattaaagaaacaaaacaatcagCTTGAAATGCGCATAAGAGCGTTAGAACATGCAAAACAAGATGGTATATTTGCTTcccgacaaaacaacagcaatGACCAAGAACTTGATGTTGAAAATGAtagttaa
- the LOC108949523 gene encoding glucoside xylosyltransferase 2-like, translating into MMCRFSILGLSIVICVICCSASSELVSTHLSDIIKSWKTDETPSMQCSLFFDKINFMEHILQQCLIKRKLLSTTPNINVAVVACGEDDRVEETLVNIKTIALFAKSKTNFHIFTEPNLFKKFHRGIQQWPSCFRSRFTHKLYPITYPNDGQNWRSLFKICASQRLFLPNILTNVDSLLYVDTDILFLSPVDDIWAKFKKFNSTQLSAMSPEHENPRVGWYSRFARHPYYGDTGINSGVMLINMTRLRSADFKNDVQKSKLKWDNLLLPLFRKYSSNLTWGDQDILNIIFHHNPEMLYVMSCYLNYRPDHCMYMQMCGSAVENGVSVMHGCRRSFHNDKWPSFKAVYKAFKDYSFYNPLSSLLQEIKKNLDKSPHSQCKLSSEVVIMGLQKTIEGII; encoded by the exons ATGATGTGTAGGTTTAGTATCTTGGGTCTAAGTATTGTTATTTGTGTCATTTGCTGTAGTGCTTCCTCTGAATTGGTGTCAACACATTTATCAGATATTATAAAATCCTG GAAAACAGATGAAACACCTTCAATGCAATGCTCACTTTTCTTTGATAAGATAAACTTTATGGAGCACATTTTACAACAGTGTCTTATTAAAAGGAA ATTATTATCCACCACTCCCAACATAAATGTGGCAGTTGTTGCTTGTGGTGAGGATGACAGGGTAGAAGAAACATTGGTCAACATCAAAACCATTGCTTTATTTGcgaaaagcaaaacaaattttcatatttttaccgagcctaacttatttaaaaagttccACAGAGG AATCCAGCAATGGCCATCTTGCTTTCGATCTCGTTTCACTCACAAACTTTATCCAATAACTTACCCTAATGATGGACAGAACTGGCGAAGTTTGTTCAAAATTTGTGCTTCCCAGAGACTTTTCCTtcctaatattttaacaaatgttgatTCCTTGTTATATGTGGACACTGATATCTTGTTTCTGTCCCCAGTGGATGATATATGGGCTAAGTTTAAGAA ATTCAACTCCACTCAACTATCGGCAATGAGTCCTGAACATGAGAATCCCAGAGTTGGCTGGTACAGTAGATTTGCAAGACATCCATACTATGGTGATACTGGAATAAACTCTGGg gTTATGTTGATAAACATGACAAGGTTACGGTCAGCGGATTTCAAAAATGACGtccaaaaatcaaaattgaaGTGGGATAATCTTTTGCTGCCATTATTTCGCAAATATTCGTCCAACCTTACATGGGGAGATCAAGATATACTGAACATTATATTTCATCATAATCCTG AGATGCTTTATGTCATGTCTTGCTACCTAAACTACAGACCAGATCATTGTATGTACATGCAAATGTGTGGAAGTGCAGTTGAAAATGGTGTCAGTGTCATGCATGGATGCAGGCGGTCATTTCATAATGATAAGTGGCCCTCATTCAAGGCTGTGTATAAGGCATTTAAAGATTATAGTTTCTACAATCCACTGTCCTCATTATTACAG gaaattaaaaagaatCTGGACAAGTCACCTCACAGCCAGTGTAAGTTATCCTCAGAAGTTGTAATCATGGGATTGCAAAAAACTATTGAAGGAATCATATAA